The DNA segment AAGTTTCCCAattgttttaactgttttagCAGTATTTACAATAAACCCAAATACCAGTGATATTAACTatgtacacacaaaaaaaatgattgaattaaaactacatgtatgcCACTTTATAGAATGAGCACAAATTACATAAATTGCAtagtatacaaataaaacacatcaaatcaACAGAACATGTTAATGAACatgaataattattacaaataacaATGGTTACTGTTAAATGCCATTATTACCTGGATCCCAATAATTTCCCTCTTCTGATATGTCATACAAAGTCTAGACATTGGGGGGTGACATCAAGTTCACCCCTTAAACAAAATTGCAAATGcataaaaaagattatattgttctttcccttttcaaattcatatccatttaaaagtaaatgtaataaaaagaataattaatcaaattaaaaaaaaaccttgtgactgaaaactgatgaaaaaaaaacaacagctgaTAATTGACTTATGTGGAAAGAGCTGATATAACTGTactaatttttttgttaaaattatttctcttattcttcgtcaatttatccttttctgcacccattgtataaacaACAAAGTTTCCTCTGAATTTCCAATTATACTGCATGAAAAAAGGCAACcatgtctgatgacgtcacatagaaagaacacatcttatTGCAGATCAGTTGCaaagaaggaataagtttgcTTGCGTATTGATTCCAACAACAAATCAcatgtaatacgatatttatccactctcaacagttaaatttaactggctcgagtggataaatatggTATCACattcgatgcagtggtagaatctatatgaATATATGATGTCACctaaattgttataatttattttttcatgaatacTGTATGGTAGAATGGATTAAAAATTTACACACACAAAGACTAGAAAATGGAATGTAActgtaaatacatacaaaaacatgattctaataataatataataatataaatgtatcatCACAATAAGTCAAGTCaaacaactgaaaaaaaactacatgtaaagtatacaacaattaaaaatgtaaaaacatgtGTGACCTTGACAAgatcaggcccgtagccaggaatttccaaagggaggttcgttggactcacaaactcgactttaacagtcacaataaaaacagaacattaaaattgtgaatggaaatggggaatgcgtcaaagagacaacaacccgaccaaataaaaaaacaactgactttaacagtgcttatttgttttcaaggggggttTGTCCGAACCccccaaccccccccccccccccccctggttAGGGGTATGAAGATGATAAGATTATGttaaaaattttatatatttactgtCTTCAAACTCCAAATCTACAACACTTGATTCAAGGATTCACCAAACTTTACTATGCTATTCAATTAGCCTTTTCAGAATCTTTTAAGGACTATGAGTAATTTCGTTGTTtatacaccaaaatgaaaatttatatcatTGGTGGAATTTCTATTGTTTATCACATTTAAAACCAATGACATCGTTTTGGTGTATGTTTTTGGAAaaattacccagaatgcattaaaTTCTGATACATcgaattgttttgtaaaaaatatataagactAAAGCTAATAAGATACTTCAAAAAATAGCTGTGTTCatgttttttcatattttcacaatttttgttgttttcttttgtccTACCAAGAATACATAAATACAACTAAAATATCAACAggtttgattttaaaacaagttACAGACTATAATGAATGAGATTCTAAAATATCAGAAAATGGAATGTatactataaaataaaacatgatcaaATTCTATAGTTAATGAAATACCCACTTGTGAagaattgcaaaatttctgtgACAGCAGAAACTTgcccaaaaattcaaaagaaaataaagaatccCAGATATTTCATAAAGCTATGAACAGTTTTATCACATGTTTATAACCAATCACAATCAATGTTACAATTCACAACTTAATCCCTCAGAAACCTTGTAAGCATGTTTATAACCAATCACAACCGACATTACAATTCACCACTCAATCTCTCAGAAACCTTGTCAGCATGTTTATCCATCAGATATTGTAAATACCCAACAATAGGATATTTCTTCTTGTATGTTCCTAAGAATACATCATCTAATCCTTTTAACTCATTATCTGACAATGaactctgaaaataaaaaaaagaaattaaatgcATTATCGTATATCATTATGTGATGCTCAGTATGCATTGATATTTCAGGACACTAATTAATCCCATacatattgtaaaattttaaggACAACAAATGACTGCAAGATACTAAGTACTCTATAgtatacatgtgcatattgttatgcctttacttttctacattggctagaggtatagggggagggttgagatctcataaacaggtttaaccccgctgcatttttgcgcctgtctcaagtcaggagcctctggcctttgttaatcttgtattaattttagttccttgtgtacaatttggagtttagttaGGCATTCATTATCACAGACACTGAACTACAAATGAAGTGTATATtggtttaggggccagctgaaggacgcctcgggtgtgggaatttctcactacattgaagacctgttggtgatcttctgctgttgtcttttctatggtcgggttgttgtctctttgacacattctccatttccattctcaattttatgcaaGGTGTGTTATATTGTGCAACACAAtttatttcggggcctttaataactgactatgtggtatggtgtttgcttattgttgaaggtagtacagctgttaatttttgtgtgATTTggtctgttgtagagttgtctcattggcaatcataccacatctttttttttctatgtaataACTGGAAAAATTAATGTGTAAGCTCATAATGCAACAGTCCCATATATGATCTGACATGAACATATTTTTCCAACTAAGAGCCCACcaatctattttttatattccagGAATCGTAAATGTCCCACACTTTGCAGACAATACCAATCTTTAAGTATTGGTTCCACACAGCAAGGCCATGGAcgaacaaaaacattaaaattttaaatgtataaattctGTATTCAACAATGTTTTTAACCTGTCTTGTAAACAATgtagttcttttttaattttacatgtgttcaaaaaacatttttatgtcccatttattgtcataatgtttttgtctgtttttgttCTTCATTACTTTTGTTCATCCATCCacttcaggtaaaagtttttggtcaaggtagttttgatgaaattgaagtccaatcaactttaaaacTTAGTATAGATGTCCTCTATCATTTGATCTTTCTTATTTACtgtcaaattagagttttgaccaaaattttacagttcactgaacatagaaaatgatagtgtgagtgtgCCATCTGTGTAttgtggacacattcttattaCTCACTATATCATGATGCATATCTTTATCTTCTAATGACCACACAGCTATGGCATAGGAAGCATCTTTTCCTGCTAGCTGGTTATAACCTGATCCCTTTCCATAAAAatctgtaaattttgaaaataacataataaaatttgGTCACAAAAGTACAAGATGAATATTGTCAGTTTTCTGTATTGTTTGTTgtacattcaaaaatatttaagaacaaGAGACCTTTAAAAGCAGGTTTCATATAGAGGTCAACATTTTCTTCAATGATAGACAACTGTTcttagataaaattgagaaaggaaatggaaaagagacaacaacccaactaAATAACAGAAAACAGCTGATGGctaccaattggtcttcaacacaaaGAGAAAATCCTGTACCAAAGAGACTACCAAAGACATGTCATTTCTTAATGTTTTTTAAGGtcatcttaaaatttaaagatgtaCAGACACATCGATGATaatttgattgccaatgagacaactttccccAGAGACTAAAGGGCGAGGACATTACCACCTATAGTATACAGTACAACCATTGATAAGCAAACTGATCCCAATATCATTTGTAGAATATAGTGAAAGGGTTGAAGGGTGAAGATTGCATTCAGTTTgcatttcaaactaaaaattaaacattgcatTGTaataaggtggtacccaacactttcactaaaattaatttggctcgtttaattttctttgacccttttagaaaaatataaaaatttcaaaatatttgaaccaaccgatttatcagaaaaattacactggttatatagcagtttgacaaacaccaatttttatcattgagaagctgaatattcattttacaacacaacgcaattaaaacgtttagatgattttacagagttatctccctgttgtGTAAGGTAAAGCATTGTTAGTCAATACTCTTCCTATATTATTAATGGTGGTTGCttgaattatacatgtattgacaaaggaagataacccaattttttaataattacttaaacaatgaaatttatatttttagaacagataCTTGGTTTATTCTGTACAACATACACAATTAATGTTCATGTAACTTTATTCAAAAGTATGGTTATACACAtaagcatacattttttgtaacttaaatatttgagCACATGATTTCGTGGACAggattatataaaatattgtgttCAATTCCATGAATGCACTacattttttctctcaaaataaGTGATTATGTCTAGTTAAGTTGACTATCAAGCCAGTAACATAAGAGTGAATGCAATTTTTAccctaataaaaaaataccttgaaGAACATTAAAtaataggagttatctacctttgcCTTCTGTTACATCAAAAACAACACCACGTACTGCCATATAAACAGGCTTATCAGGCTGAAAAAGAAAGCACATCAGTTATGATTTATATCATAAAGAAATATGTATCcagataatattaaaattttgttgtgttttgattGACATAGTGTATATTACTCatatcaaatatagaaaaaaaaacatatatttaaatgaaaccatacattgtatatacaaaatgtagtaaAATAAGAATGAATAACATCACttaccatacatgtatatgcttactgaatattttaaacatagatGTTATTGAAGAAAAGCATACATGTACGTATACATGTTCAATTCAGCTTGTTACATTTATgaaatgtttgaataaaattgagaatggaaatggggaatatttcaaagagacaacagcttgaacaaagagcagataacagctaaaggccaccaatgggtcttcaacacagttAGAAAATCCTGCAACCTGAGGtggtcctcagctggcccctaaataaaattgtgtactaaTTCAGTTTGAAGCTCACAAACAAAaggttaaattttgtttaaagattttaatggttttttttctaaactgccaaaaaatctataaatttcACCTACAAATGgttgtgatacatgtacatgaacattgtaccaatattaaacaatttcttttttatcaggTTTTAAATAACTGAGTCATGGCCCTCTTAATTTTGCATTActacataaaatatatacaatatataagcGTTGTAGTGTCAGTTTGATAATTTTTTCCCCATCTCACTTGTGTTTCAATGGCAtgggttttataaatatacgcTAAATATCATATTGCAGAGCTAACCCATTTCAAGGAGTATTGGTACTATTGACCAGCCCTAGAAATCATATTTTGTGGGGGGTTCAAGTCAAATATAAATCAGCACCtatagaaaaaatcaaaacattttctgaCTGATGCTTTAATTAGTTTTCTTTTCaatgaattaatttataaataacatttatcaattaaataattaacaatGTTACCATATACATGTTTGTtctttgatgtttttctttctaaaacttaaataaaaaacaatgaacCTGTAACCCAATCTGttgtatatgttttatcatgagaaaattaaaatcgattttaggAAGTATTTCAGTACCCCTCCCTCCAAATATTAGATACTCATAGGTTAATATTtctggacccccccccccccccatttatttattatttttttggcttaaaaataaaataatgaaaaaagatatatttcaaCAGGGTCATGGGTGCCTAAATGACTACCTAcgtttttgtacatgtacaaatgtacatcaGTGCAGATTTAATCAGGTGCCTATATGACTGCATTGAAGATGCCAATTTTACTAGAATACCTTGTGTATACCggtatacattatgtacatgtacatatgcatgttcctgtaacatgtgtaaatgaagtttttagaatttcacTTACTCTCCCCATATTCTTAAAATTCATCCCACTTaagaaaaatagttaaaatgcaGCTGAATAAAGGTCTCAAACTCCCCCaacttatgaaaaattgttaaaccaCAATGAATATACACATGttacacaggcacttgtctcagaaacaAACAAGAAtttgtcctcagtacacgaatgccccactcgcactatcattttccatgtttagtggaccgtgaaattggggtaaaaactctaatttggcattaaaattagaaagatcatatcatagggaacatgtgtactaagtttgaagtcgattggacttcaacttcatcaaaaact comes from the Mytilus trossulus isolate FHL-02 chromosome 3, PNRI_Mtr1.1.1.hap1, whole genome shotgun sequence genome and includes:
- the LOC134710224 gene encoding neudesin-like codes for the protein MAATSQVLTAVLLFLIFTNIKGKYKQIEIEIAGKNENEPAKIFSESELRQFDGSDPDKPVYMAVRGVVFDVTEGKDFYGKGSGYNQLAGKDASYAIAVWSLEDKDMHHDISSLSDNELKGLDDVFLGTYKKKYPIVGYLQYLMDKHADKVSERLSGEL